From the genome of Labrus bergylta chromosome 12, fLabBer1.1, whole genome shotgun sequence, one region includes:
- the myt1a gene encoding myelin transcription factor 1 isoform X1, which produces MSQETTETRTRTRSKAIRELAGQDMKPELSSSCPTPGCDGKGHVSGRYSRHRSALGCPIVKKRKLEEAEAEENQSAPKRRNQPTKQAADEGLNADSDTAEEEEEQKEEEEEDNEGVLKENKKNKTKGRPESTKTDSPLVTPEEPEQTTTTEVCLPAEDVKNESVASETETLTENETESEKISEEEKPEILSEDQQQEETDTNEAEEEEEEEEVIVQQVAEEQPSERAAEEADVTELKETEEEEEVAEEEEDEEEEKVEEEQQENFVEERQMMSQENSDHQYSSGDYNYQAKESIAEQSQREEQDDEEEEEDEEEEEEEEEEEREVHQEVNTLYTFSPHTQGSEAEDLIRAVKICTPMTEEEEDDEEQEEEEREEDERQGKEDGEVLVEDEEEEDQASSKGSPTTVVIEVRSEEDDEEDDEEEEEEEEEEEEEEEDRVSEGSGITDDSENWDMTRGNLGLLEQAIALKAEEVKGGQESQSSPEYHPYSSSSKSSEPASAARRPSHYSKEKKEVKCPTPGCDGTGHVTGLYPHHRSLSGCPHKDRIPPEILAMHENILKCPTPGCTGQGHVNSNRNTHRSLSGCPIAAAVKLNKGQDKQVHLQAPSSEPSSNSDRVLRPMCFVKQLEIPQYGSFRPNTVTTTPRANLAKELEKYSKVSFDYASFDVQVFGKRMLIPKTPSSTETSPKAFKSKPFPKAPSPSHSVSGGFPKSASSSSSGYDYSQDAEAAHMAATAILNLSTRCWERPETLSTKPREPCPKESDIEVDENGTLDLSMKKTKREGMPLPEPSSSSSSSSQLIPASLSQGHAQPEWEGPLDFTKSSGVKEEDHEEVECAAPSYTSSDCEEEDPENLEDRTYPGEVTTSSFKVKFPPKDSKKDILICPTPGCDGSGHITGNYASHRSLSGCPLADKSLRTLMAAHTAELKCPTPGCDGSGHITGNYASHRSLSGCPRAKKSGIKVTPTKDDKEDSELLRCPVPGCDSLGHISGKYATHRSAYGCPLAARRQKEGLLNGTPFSWKAFKTEGPTCPTPGCDGSGHANGSFLTHRSLSGCPRASANKKRTKFPGDEYITAKFRASDVLDNDEDIKQLNKEINDLSESNSEMEADMMNLHTQISSMEMNLMNMEEENKQIEDKNEALFLELSGLSQALIRSLTNIRLPTMQEPMSEQNFDSYVDTLTHMFTNKDCYQNPENRALLESINQAVKGIEV; this is translated from the exons aTGAGCCaagaaacaacagagacacgAACAAGAACCCGCTCTAAGGCCATCCGAg AACTTGCAGGACAAGACATGAAGCCGGAGTTAAG cagcagctGCCCCACCCCTGGATGTGACGGTAAAGGCCACGTCAGCGGACGATACTCTCGACACAGAAG TGCACTGGGATGCCCGATTGTGAAGAAAAGGAAGCTGGAGGAGGCGGAGGCTGAGGAGAACCAGTCCGCCCCCAAGAGGAGGAACCAGCCAACCAAACAGGCAGCCGACGAGGGACTCAATGCCGACAGTGACacggcggaggaggaggaggaacaaaaagaggaggaggaggaggacaatgAAGGAGTTCTGAAAgagaataagaaaaataaaacaaaaggcagGCCAGAGTCCACAAAAA CGGACTCCCCACTGGTGACGCCCGAGGAGccagaacaaacaacaacaacagaagtttGTCTCCCGGCAGAAGACGTGAAAAATGAAAGTGTCGCCTCAGAAACCGAGACTCTAACAGAGAACGAAACTGAAAGTGAGAAAATCAGCGAGGAAGAGAAGCCGGAGATCCTCAGCGAAGATCAGCAGCAGgaagaaacagacacaaacgaggccgaggaggaggaggaggaggaagaagtgaTAGTTCAGCAGGTGGCAGAAGAACAACCATCAGAGCGAGCAGCAGAAGAAGCTGATGTTACTGAGcttaaagagacagaagaggaggaagaggtggcagaagaagaagaggatgaagaagaagaaaaggtagAGGAAGAGCAGCAAGAGAATTTTGTAGAAGAAAGGCAGATGATGAGCCAGGAAAACTCTGATCACCAGTACTCCAGCGGAGATTACAACTATCAGGCCAAAGAATCTATAGCGGAGCAGAGTCAGAGGGAGGAAcaggatgatgaagaagaagaagaggacgaggaggaggaagaagaggaggaagaagaggagagggaggtcCACCAAGAAGTCAACACTCTTTACACTTTCAGTCCACACACTCAGGGATCTGAAGCCGAGGATTTAATAAGAGCAGTGAAGATCTGCACCCCCATGaccgaggaagaggaggacgacgaagagcaggaggaggaggagagagaggaggatgagaggcAGGGGAAGGAAGACGGGGAGGTGCTAGtggaggacgaagaggaggaggaccaaGCATCCAGCAAAGGCTCCCCAACGACCGTGGTCATAGAAGTGCGCTCTGAGGAGGACGACGAAGAGgacgacgaggaggaggaggaggaggaagaagaagaggaggaggaggaggaggatcgcGTCTCAGAGGGCTCGGGGATCACAGACGACTCTGAGAATTGGGATATGACTCGGGGGAACCTGGGGCTGCTGGAGCAGGCCATCGCCCTGAAGGCGGAGGAGGTGAAGGGAGGTCAGGAGTCGCAGAGTTCGCCGGAGTATCATCCGTACAGCTCCTCCAGCAAGAGCTCCGAGCCCGCCTCTGCAGCCCGCCGGCCCTCACACTACAGCAAAG AAAAGAAGGAAGTGAAGTGTCCGACCCCGGGTTGTGATGGGACGGGTCATGTGACCGGTCTGTACCCTCACCATCGTAGTCTGTCCGGATGTCCTCACAAAGACAGAATCCCTCCAGAGA ttCTGGCCATGCACGAGAACATCCTGAAGTGTCCGACCCCCGGCTGCACGGGCCAAGGCCATGTGAACAGCAACCGCAACACTCACCGCAG TCTGTCCGGCTGCCCCATCGCTGCAGCAGTGAAGCTGAACAAAGGCCAGGACAAGCAGGTTCATTTACAGGCTCCATCCAGCGAACCCTCTTCCAACTCTGACAGAGTGCTCAG GCCCATGTGTTTTGTGAAACAGCTGGAGATCCCTCAGTATGGCAGCTTCAGGCCAAACACAGTGACCACCACGCCCCGCGCCAACCTGGCCAAGGAGCTGGAGAAATACTCCAAGGTGTCTTTTGACTATGCAAGCTTCGACGTCCAGGTGTTTGGAAAGCGCATGCTCATTCCAAAGACGCCCAGCAGCACTGAAACATCACCTAAAGCCTTCAAAT CTAAACCATTCCCTAAGGCCCCCTCCCCAAGCCACAGCGTGTCAGGAGGTTTCCCTAAGAGCGCTTCGTCATCCTCCAGTGGTTACGACTACAGCCAGGACGCAGAGGCGGCTCACATGGCGGCAACAGCCATCCTCAACCTGTCCACACGCTGCTGGGAGAGACCCGAGACCCTCAGCACCAAGCCCAGGGAACCCTGCCCCAAG GAGTCGGACATTGAAGTGGACGAGAATGGCACCTTGGACCTCAgcatgaagaagacaaagagggaGGGAATGCCGCTCCCAGAGCCCTCATCGTCCTCGTCTTCATCCTCTCAACTCATCCCAGCCTCCTTGTCTCAGGGCCACGCTCAGCCAGAGTGGGAGGGGCCGCTGGACTTCACCAAATCCAGTGGGGTCAAAGAGGAAGACCACGAAGAG GTGGAGTGTGCGGCTCCCTCTTATACTTCGTCtgactgtgaggaggaggaccCGGAGAACCTGGAGGACAGGACATACCCCGGTGAGGTCACCACCAGCAGCTTCAAGGTCAAGTTTCCACCCAAAGACAGCAAAAAGGACATTCTCAT atGTCCCACTCCGGGCTGTGACGGCAGCGGACACATCACCGGCAACTACGCATCACATCGAAG TCTGTCAGGCTGTCCTCTTGCTGATAAATCACTTCGGACCCTCATGGCTGCCCACACAGCTGAACTAAA gtgtccGACTCCAGGTTGCGACGGTTCAGGCCACATCACAGGAAACTACGCTTCACATAGAAG tctgtccGGATGCCCTCGAGCCAAGAAAAGTGGAATCAAAGTGACCCCCACCAAGGACGACAAGGAGGACTCAGAACTGCTCAG GTGTCCAGTTCCTGGCTGTGACAGTCTGGGCCACATCAGTGGGAAGTATGCCACCCACCGCAGTGCCTACGGCTGTCCGCTTGCAGCACGCCGGCAGAAGGAAGGTCTTCTTAATGGCACGCCGTTCTCCTGGAAGGCCTTCAAGACTGAGGGCCCAACCTGCCCGACGCCAGGATGTGACGGCTCTGGACATGCAAACGGAAGCTTCCTTACACATCGCAG TCTCTCAGGTTGTCCCAGAGCTTCAGCCAACAAGAAAAGGACCAAGTTCCCAGGAGACGAGTACATCACTGCAAAGTTTAGAGCCAGTGATG TTCTGGACAACGACGAGGACATCAAGCAGCTCAACAAGGAGATCAACGATCTGAGTGAGTCCAACTCAGAGATGGAGGCCGACATGATGAACCTGCACACTCAG ATCTCTTCAATGGAGATGAACCTGATgaacatggaggaggagaataaaCAAATTGAGGACAAAAATGAGGCCTTGTTCCTGGAGCTATCCGGCCTGAGTCAGGCGCTGATCCGCAGCCTGACCAACATCCGCCTGCCTACAATG CAGGAGCCGATGTCCGAGCAGAACTTCGACAGCTACGTCGACACCCTGACCCACATGTTTACCAATAAAGACTGCTACCAGAACCCTGAGAACCGGGCTCTGCTCGAGTCCATCAACCAGGCGGTGAAGGGCATCGAGGTTTGa
- the myt1a gene encoding myelin transcription factor 1 isoform X2: MSQETTETRTRTRSKAIRELAGQDMKPELSSSCPTPGCDGKGHVSGRYSRHRSALGCPIVKKRKLEEAEAEENQSAPKRRNQPTKQAADEGLNADSDTAEEEEEQKEEEEEDNEGVLKENKKNKTKGRPESTKTDSPLVTPEEPEQTTTTEVCLPAEDVKNESVASETETLTENETESEKISEEEKPEILSEDQQQEETDTNEAEEEEEEEEVIVQQVAEEQPSERAAEEADVTELKETEEEEEVAEEEEDEEEEKVEEEQQENFVEERQMMSQENSDHQYSSGDYNYQAKESIAEQSQREEQDDEEEEEDEEEEEEEEEEEREVHQEVNTLYTFSPHTQGSEAEDLIRAVKICTPMTEEEEDDEEQEEEEREEDERQGKEDGEVLVEDEEEEDQASSKGSPTTVVIEVRSEEDDEEDDEEEEEEEEEEEEEEEDRVSEGSGITDDSENWDMTRGNLGLLEQAIALKAEEVKGGQESQSSPEYHPYSSSSKSSEPASAARRPSHYSKEKKEVKCPTPGCDGTGHVTGLYPHHRSLSGCPHKDRIPPEILAMHENILKCPTPGCTGQGHVNSNRNTHRSLSGCPIAAAVKLNKGQDKQVHLQAPSSEPSSNSDRVLRPMCFVKQLEIPQYGSFRPNTVTTTPRANLAKELEKYSKVSFDYASFDVQVFGKRMLIPKTPSSTETSPKAFKSKPFPKAPSPSHSVSGGFPKSASSSSSGYDYSQDAEAAHMAATAILNLSTRCWERPETLSTKPREPCPKESDIEVDENGTLDLSMKKTKREGMPLPEPSSSSSSSSQLIPASLSQGHAQPEWEGPLDFTKSSGVKEEDHEEVECAAPSYTSSDCEEEDPENLEDRTYPGEVTTSSFKVKFPPKDSKKDILICPTPGCDGSGHITGNYASHRRCPTPGCDGSGHITGNYASHRSLSGCPRAKKSGIKVTPTKDDKEDSELLRCPVPGCDSLGHISGKYATHRSAYGCPLAARRQKEGLLNGTPFSWKAFKTEGPTCPTPGCDGSGHANGSFLTHRSLSGCPRASANKKRTKFPGDEYITAKFRASDVLDNDEDIKQLNKEINDLSESNSEMEADMMNLHTQISSMEMNLMNMEEENKQIEDKNEALFLELSGLSQALIRSLTNIRLPTMQEPMSEQNFDSYVDTLTHMFTNKDCYQNPENRALLESINQAVKGIEV; the protein is encoded by the exons aTGAGCCaagaaacaacagagacacgAACAAGAACCCGCTCTAAGGCCATCCGAg AACTTGCAGGACAAGACATGAAGCCGGAGTTAAG cagcagctGCCCCACCCCTGGATGTGACGGTAAAGGCCACGTCAGCGGACGATACTCTCGACACAGAAG TGCACTGGGATGCCCGATTGTGAAGAAAAGGAAGCTGGAGGAGGCGGAGGCTGAGGAGAACCAGTCCGCCCCCAAGAGGAGGAACCAGCCAACCAAACAGGCAGCCGACGAGGGACTCAATGCCGACAGTGACacggcggaggaggaggaggaacaaaaagaggaggaggaggaggacaatgAAGGAGTTCTGAAAgagaataagaaaaataaaacaaaaggcagGCCAGAGTCCACAAAAA CGGACTCCCCACTGGTGACGCCCGAGGAGccagaacaaacaacaacaacagaagtttGTCTCCCGGCAGAAGACGTGAAAAATGAAAGTGTCGCCTCAGAAACCGAGACTCTAACAGAGAACGAAACTGAAAGTGAGAAAATCAGCGAGGAAGAGAAGCCGGAGATCCTCAGCGAAGATCAGCAGCAGgaagaaacagacacaaacgaggccgaggaggaggaggaggaggaagaagtgaTAGTTCAGCAGGTGGCAGAAGAACAACCATCAGAGCGAGCAGCAGAAGAAGCTGATGTTACTGAGcttaaagagacagaagaggaggaagaggtggcagaagaagaagaggatgaagaagaagaaaaggtagAGGAAGAGCAGCAAGAGAATTTTGTAGAAGAAAGGCAGATGATGAGCCAGGAAAACTCTGATCACCAGTACTCCAGCGGAGATTACAACTATCAGGCCAAAGAATCTATAGCGGAGCAGAGTCAGAGGGAGGAAcaggatgatgaagaagaagaagaggacgaggaggaggaagaagaggaggaagaagaggagagggaggtcCACCAAGAAGTCAACACTCTTTACACTTTCAGTCCACACACTCAGGGATCTGAAGCCGAGGATTTAATAAGAGCAGTGAAGATCTGCACCCCCATGaccgaggaagaggaggacgacgaagagcaggaggaggaggagagagaggaggatgagaggcAGGGGAAGGAAGACGGGGAGGTGCTAGtggaggacgaagaggaggaggaccaaGCATCCAGCAAAGGCTCCCCAACGACCGTGGTCATAGAAGTGCGCTCTGAGGAGGACGACGAAGAGgacgacgaggaggaggaggaggaggaagaagaagaggaggaggaggaggaggatcgcGTCTCAGAGGGCTCGGGGATCACAGACGACTCTGAGAATTGGGATATGACTCGGGGGAACCTGGGGCTGCTGGAGCAGGCCATCGCCCTGAAGGCGGAGGAGGTGAAGGGAGGTCAGGAGTCGCAGAGTTCGCCGGAGTATCATCCGTACAGCTCCTCCAGCAAGAGCTCCGAGCCCGCCTCTGCAGCCCGCCGGCCCTCACACTACAGCAAAG AAAAGAAGGAAGTGAAGTGTCCGACCCCGGGTTGTGATGGGACGGGTCATGTGACCGGTCTGTACCCTCACCATCGTAGTCTGTCCGGATGTCCTCACAAAGACAGAATCCCTCCAGAGA ttCTGGCCATGCACGAGAACATCCTGAAGTGTCCGACCCCCGGCTGCACGGGCCAAGGCCATGTGAACAGCAACCGCAACACTCACCGCAG TCTGTCCGGCTGCCCCATCGCTGCAGCAGTGAAGCTGAACAAAGGCCAGGACAAGCAGGTTCATTTACAGGCTCCATCCAGCGAACCCTCTTCCAACTCTGACAGAGTGCTCAG GCCCATGTGTTTTGTGAAACAGCTGGAGATCCCTCAGTATGGCAGCTTCAGGCCAAACACAGTGACCACCACGCCCCGCGCCAACCTGGCCAAGGAGCTGGAGAAATACTCCAAGGTGTCTTTTGACTATGCAAGCTTCGACGTCCAGGTGTTTGGAAAGCGCATGCTCATTCCAAAGACGCCCAGCAGCACTGAAACATCACCTAAAGCCTTCAAAT CTAAACCATTCCCTAAGGCCCCCTCCCCAAGCCACAGCGTGTCAGGAGGTTTCCCTAAGAGCGCTTCGTCATCCTCCAGTGGTTACGACTACAGCCAGGACGCAGAGGCGGCTCACATGGCGGCAACAGCCATCCTCAACCTGTCCACACGCTGCTGGGAGAGACCCGAGACCCTCAGCACCAAGCCCAGGGAACCCTGCCCCAAG GAGTCGGACATTGAAGTGGACGAGAATGGCACCTTGGACCTCAgcatgaagaagacaaagagggaGGGAATGCCGCTCCCAGAGCCCTCATCGTCCTCGTCTTCATCCTCTCAACTCATCCCAGCCTCCTTGTCTCAGGGCCACGCTCAGCCAGAGTGGGAGGGGCCGCTGGACTTCACCAAATCCAGTGGGGTCAAAGAGGAAGACCACGAAGAG GTGGAGTGTGCGGCTCCCTCTTATACTTCGTCtgactgtgaggaggaggaccCGGAGAACCTGGAGGACAGGACATACCCCGGTGAGGTCACCACCAGCAGCTTCAAGGTCAAGTTTCCACCCAAAGACAGCAAAAAGGACATTCTCAT atGTCCCACTCCGGGCTGTGACGGCAGCGGACACATCACCGGCAACTACGCATCACATCGAAG gtgtccGACTCCAGGTTGCGACGGTTCAGGCCACATCACAGGAAACTACGCTTCACATAGAAG tctgtccGGATGCCCTCGAGCCAAGAAAAGTGGAATCAAAGTGACCCCCACCAAGGACGACAAGGAGGACTCAGAACTGCTCAG GTGTCCAGTTCCTGGCTGTGACAGTCTGGGCCACATCAGTGGGAAGTATGCCACCCACCGCAGTGCCTACGGCTGTCCGCTTGCAGCACGCCGGCAGAAGGAAGGTCTTCTTAATGGCACGCCGTTCTCCTGGAAGGCCTTCAAGACTGAGGGCCCAACCTGCCCGACGCCAGGATGTGACGGCTCTGGACATGCAAACGGAAGCTTCCTTACACATCGCAG TCTCTCAGGTTGTCCCAGAGCTTCAGCCAACAAGAAAAGGACCAAGTTCCCAGGAGACGAGTACATCACTGCAAAGTTTAGAGCCAGTGATG TTCTGGACAACGACGAGGACATCAAGCAGCTCAACAAGGAGATCAACGATCTGAGTGAGTCCAACTCAGAGATGGAGGCCGACATGATGAACCTGCACACTCAG ATCTCTTCAATGGAGATGAACCTGATgaacatggaggaggagaataaaCAAATTGAGGACAAAAATGAGGCCTTGTTCCTGGAGCTATCCGGCCTGAGTCAGGCGCTGATCCGCAGCCTGACCAACATCCGCCTGCCTACAATG CAGGAGCCGATGTCCGAGCAGAACTTCGACAGCTACGTCGACACCCTGACCCACATGTTTACCAATAAAGACTGCTACCAGAACCCTGAGAACCGGGCTCTGCTCGAGTCCATCAACCAGGCGGTGAAGGGCATCGAGGTTTGa